One region of Edaphobacter bradus genomic DNA includes:
- a CDS encoding PEP-CTERM sorting domain-containing protein (PEP-CTERM proteins occur, often in large numbers, in the proteomes of bacteria that also encode an exosortase, a predicted intramembrane cysteine proteinase. The presence of a PEP-CTERM domain at a protein's C-terminus predicts cleavage within the sorting domain, followed by covalent anchoring to some some component of the (usually Gram-negative) cell surface. Many PEP-CTERM proteins exhibit an unusual sequence composition that includes large numbers of potential glycosylation sites. Expression of one such protein has been shown restore the ability of a bacterium to form floc, a type of biofilm.) yields the protein MKVFRYLFVAILALGFSGLAKADVVDFHMGVLDPPSQLNYSDITGNTFPVTFGACPDFLSDAGITGCFTGLNDTSFTFTSLNMIFTNGPGLGGQPATCDTAVPGSVFGGADCFLSPDGTHYVLDFFGGSGIAPDTFFFITETGPAPDAFGTGEAIANVPEPGTVLLFSTGIIAMFGLLAIRQQRGSVLSAIRTRF from the coding sequence ATGAAAGTATTTCGCTATTTATTCGTAGCAATTCTGGCTCTTGGTTTCTCGGGCCTTGCCAAAGCCGACGTTGTCGACTTCCACATGGGCGTTTTGGACCCCCCATCGCAGTTGAACTATTCGGACATCACAGGAAACACGTTCCCGGTCACCTTCGGCGCCTGTCCCGACTTCCTGTCGGACGCCGGAATCACCGGCTGCTTCACAGGACTGAACGACACGAGCTTCACCTTCACCAGCTTGAACATGATCTTCACCAACGGCCCCGGCTTGGGCGGCCAGCCTGCGACCTGCGACACCGCTGTCCCGGGCAGTGTCTTCGGCGGGGCGGACTGCTTCCTCTCGCCCGACGGCACGCACTATGTTCTGGACTTCTTTGGTGGAAGCGGAATCGCGCCCGACACGTTCTTCTTCATCACCGAGACAGGGCCTGCTCCGGACGCCTTCGGCACTGGCGAAGCGATTGCCAACGTGCCCGAGCCCGGCACGGTGCTGTTGTTCTCGACTGGCATCATAGCGATGTTTGGCCTTCTGGCGATCCGGCAGCAGAGAGGCTCTGTTCTCTCGGCCATCCGGACCCGCTTCTAA
- a CDS encoding STAS domain-containing protein has translation MSDTGFSYSTSEGTKPGTAILKLAGPLTLANIFGLQDELRKVKPECLIMDLTGVPFMDSAGLGVVMNYYVSSQKDGRKLFLTGVNDRVSALLEMTKVDGVLKVCGSLEAAEALA, from the coding sequence ATGTCTGACACAGGATTCTCGTACTCCACCTCTGAAGGCACGAAGCCGGGCACGGCGATTCTGAAGCTTGCTGGTCCGCTTACGCTGGCCAATATCTTCGGGTTGCAGGACGAGCTTCGGAAGGTCAAGCCGGAGTGCCTGATCATGGACCTCACCGGCGTTCCCTTCATGGATTCGGCCGGGCTCGGAGTCGTAATGAATTACTACGTCAGCTCGCAGAAGGATGGCCGAAAGCTCTTTCTTACCGGGGTGAACGACCGCGTCTCCGCGCTGCTGGAGATGACGAAGGTGGATGGCGTCCTGAAGGTGTGCGGCTCCTTGGAGGCCGCTGAGGCGCTGGCCTGA
- a CDS encoding DUF1569 domain-containing protein: MKDLFDPTLVEDIKQRIMRLHPESERQWGNMTLAQTLAHCTSGMQMAMGVINPKRASFPANVIGLLIKPLVFGDDKPMRRNSPSSPELFSADPTQCDLERERAQLIAAIDSFATKGATCCSHHPHPFFGPLKPQQWAILMYKHVDHHLRQFGV, from the coding sequence ATGAAAGATCTCTTTGACCCCACCCTGGTAGAAGACATAAAGCAGCGCATCATGCGCCTCCATCCTGAGAGTGAGCGGCAGTGGGGCAATATGACCCTCGCCCAGACGCTCGCGCACTGTACCTCTGGCATGCAGATGGCGATGGGCGTGATCAACCCCAAACGTGCATCCTTTCCCGCCAACGTCATCGGCCTGCTTATCAAGCCGCTGGTCTTCGGTGACGACAAGCCCATGCGCCGCAACTCACCCTCCTCACCGGAGCTCTTCTCGGCGGACCCCACACAGTGCGACCTCGAGCGCGAACGCGCCCAGCTCATCGCAGCTATCGATAGCTTCGCCACCAAGGGCGCAACATGCTGCTCCCATCACCCACACCCTTTCTTTGGTCCGCTCAAACCGCAGCAGTGGGCCATCCTCATGTACAAACACGTCGACCATCATCTGCGGCAGTTCGGCGTCTAA
- a CDS encoding STAS domain-containing protein translates to MQEKITQVKMEEVQCSSGVTATVLRFSGDITSASKAAVLGTYQGMAEGTKNILLDFSNVEYLNSSGIALIIQMMIAAGKSGQSIQTFGLSPHFQKVFAMVGITKYTKLHPDEKSACAAFSA, encoded by the coding sequence ATGCAGGAGAAAATTACGCAGGTGAAGATGGAAGAGGTGCAGTGCAGTTCCGGAGTCACCGCCACGGTCCTCCGCTTCTCGGGAGACATCACCAGCGCGTCAAAGGCCGCCGTGCTCGGAACCTATCAGGGAATGGCCGAAGGAACAAAGAACATCCTCCTCGACTTCTCCAACGTCGAGTACCTGAACTCCAGCGGAATCGCCCTGATCATCCAGATGATGATCGCAGCGGGCAAGAGCGGCCAGTCCATCCAGACCTTCGGCCTCTCGCCGCACTTCCAAAAGGTCTTCGCCATGGTGGGAATCACCAAGTACACCAAGCTGCATCCAGACGAAAAATCGGCCTGTGCCGCATTCTCGGCCTAG
- a CDS encoding PP2C family protein-serine/threonine phosphatase, whose protein sequence is MRRIGWIVALFPLLCGVPGALRAEAAPEKPAVAAKAQTAGRAPADNAIRVKLGESAVELMGPWKFHTGDDMAWAEPAYDDSGWADMDLTPPPGTADASLGTSGYIPGWTSRGYPHHAGYAWYRLQVDVEGATRSLALKMPDNADDAYQVFVNGLQIGEFGTFAEKNVTAYSTLPQAFRLPKGLRNGKATIAIRMWMDSATPFNSPDAGGLHGPPVLGYATVIATQVQLDWDDIAHGVGSGFLEGLILIMALVMGLALFWLDPQEDAYLWLSAVCFVTLLGNGVVLSVNFIPWIGQTSGVILNDVILTPLRIGLWVLFWAYWFRLWQMGRLHAIVWTQVALLAVGTAMLRPPLYGQHVPVEAAGYLVPLLLAIKLGLGVVLFAVAYRGFRRQRAEGWMAGVAILLVVVANYQHELRLIHVRTTTSLFGFAISLGTVATILSLLLITVMLLRRFIESQARKEHWKLEIEQARHVQQVLIPEMLPQIKGLSIESEYRPAREVGGDFFQILPGEEPGTALIVVGDVTGKGMQAGMLVALIVGSIRTAAQNSSDPQRILSQVNDQLCEREHSSATCVVLRIMPDGMVHLANAGQLPPYLNDKEVEMEGALPLGIVPEMEFPVVSFRLEEGDSLILMSDGIAEAQDAQGQLFGFERVNELLRQPITAAEIAKIAQDFGQEDDILVLRIQRDGQPRQDARSSTEMVAH, encoded by the coding sequence ATGCGTCGCATCGGTTGGATCGTGGCGTTGTTTCCGCTGCTGTGCGGAGTTCCAGGTGCGTTGCGCGCGGAGGCTGCTCCGGAGAAGCCCGCAGTGGCGGCGAAAGCCCAGACGGCCGGGAGAGCTCCGGCTGACAATGCGATTCGTGTGAAGCTGGGCGAGTCTGCGGTGGAGTTGATGGGCCCGTGGAAGTTCCACACCGGCGACGACATGGCGTGGGCGGAACCGGCGTATGACGACTCCGGCTGGGCCGACATGGACCTTACTCCGCCCCCGGGCACGGCTGATGCCAGCCTTGGCACCAGCGGATACATTCCGGGCTGGACGTCGCGGGGGTACCCCCATCACGCCGGATATGCGTGGTATCGGCTGCAGGTCGACGTGGAGGGCGCCACCCGGTCGCTCGCTCTGAAGATGCCTGACAACGCGGACGATGCCTATCAGGTCTTCGTCAACGGCCTGCAGATCGGCGAGTTCGGAACATTTGCGGAGAAGAACGTCACCGCATACAGCACGCTGCCGCAGGCGTTTCGTCTGCCCAAGGGACTGCGCAATGGAAAGGCTACGATCGCCATCCGCATGTGGATGGACTCGGCCACTCCGTTTAACAGTCCGGACGCCGGAGGGCTGCACGGGCCTCCTGTCCTGGGCTACGCCACGGTCATCGCCACGCAGGTCCAGCTCGACTGGGACGATATCGCGCACGGCGTAGGCAGCGGGTTTCTTGAGGGCCTCATCCTGATCATGGCGCTGGTGATGGGGCTGGCGCTCTTCTGGCTGGACCCGCAGGAGGACGCCTATCTCTGGCTCTCGGCGGTGTGCTTCGTCACGCTGCTGGGCAACGGAGTTGTCCTCTCGGTGAACTTTATCCCGTGGATTGGCCAGACGTCGGGAGTCATCCTCAACGATGTCATCCTCACGCCGCTGCGGATCGGTCTCTGGGTGCTGTTCTGGGCTTACTGGTTCCGGCTGTGGCAGATGGGGCGGCTGCACGCCATTGTCTGGACGCAGGTCGCGCTGCTGGCCGTGGGCACGGCGATGCTCCGGCCGCCGCTTTACGGACAGCATGTTCCCGTAGAGGCGGCGGGATACCTTGTGCCGCTGCTGCTTGCCATCAAGCTGGGTCTCGGCGTGGTGCTCTTCGCGGTGGCTTACCGGGGATTCAGGCGGCAGAGGGCCGAGGGATGGATGGCCGGTGTCGCCATCCTGCTGGTCGTCGTCGCCAACTACCAGCATGAGCTGCGCCTGATTCACGTGCGCACGACAACCTCTCTGTTTGGGTTCGCCATCTCGCTGGGAACGGTTGCCACGATCCTCTCGCTCCTGCTGATCACGGTGATGCTGCTCAGGAGGTTCATCGAGTCGCAGGCCAGGAAGGAGCACTGGAAGCTGGAGATCGAGCAGGCGCGGCACGTCCAGCAGGTGCTCATCCCGGAGATGCTTCCGCAGATCAAGGGGCTCAGCATCGAGAGCGAGTACCGGCCGGCGCGCGAGGTCGGCGGCGACTTCTTCCAGATTCTTCCTGGCGAGGAGCCCGGCACGGCGCTCATCGTCGTGGGAGACGTTACGGGCAAGGGGATGCAGGCGGGCATGCTGGTCGCGCTGATTGTGGGATCCATACGCACGGCGGCGCAGAACAGCTCGGACCCGCAGCGCATTCTCAGTCAGGTGAACGACCAGCTCTGCGAGCGCGAGCACTCGAGCGCAACGTGTGTCGTCCTGCGGATTATGCCGGATGGCATGGTCCATCTGGCCAACGCAGGGCAGCTTCCGCCGTACCTCAACGACAAGGAGGTCGAGATGGAGGGAGCGCTGCCGCTCGGCATCGTGCCGGAGATGGAGTTCCCGGTGGTCTCGTTCCGGCTGGAGGAGGGGGATTCGCTGATCCTGATGTCGGACGGTATCGCCGAGGCGCAGGATGCGCAGGGGCAGCTCTTCGGTTTTGAGCGCGTCAACGAGCTGCTTCGCCAGCCCATTACCGCGGCGGAGATCGCGAAGATCGCGCAGGACTTCGGCCAGGAGGACGACATTCTCGTGCTGCGAATCCAGCGCGACGGGCAGCCGCGGCAGGATGCCCGGTCAAGTACGGAGATGGTGGCGCATTAG